The Streptomyces tendae genome has a window encoding:
- a CDS encoding DUF6892 domain-containing protein yields MPEARSYFAALEISEELLADVEELCMDGGNQVYQECAPVWDGEDDLFDVASLDDLVLLPNLRRVLGSEFLGPELRSVLSARGIVAD; encoded by the coding sequence GTGCCCGAGGCACGCAGCTACTTCGCAGCACTGGAGATCAGCGAGGAACTCCTGGCCGACGTCGAGGAGCTGTGCATGGACGGCGGTAACCAGGTGTACCAAGAGTGCGCCCCGGTCTGGGACGGCGAGGACGACTTGTTCGACGTCGCTTCCCTCGACGACCTTGTGCTGCTTCCCAACCTCCGGCGCGTCCTCGGTTCCGAGTTCCTGGGCCCGGAGTTGCGGAGCGTCCTCAGCGCCCGCGGCATAGTCGCCGACTAG
- a CDS encoding SapB/AmfS family lanthipeptide: MNLFDLQSMETPKEEAMGDVETGSRASLLLCGDSSLSITTCN; encoded by the coding sequence ATGAACCTGTTCGACCTGCAGTCGATGGAGACCCCCAAGGAAGAGGCCATGGGGGACGTGGAGACCGGCAGCCGCGCGAGCCTGCTGCTCTGCGGCGACAGCAGCCTGAGCATCACGACCTGTAACTGA
- a CDS encoding Rmf/CrpP fold protein yields the protein MRPSSSQEGDGRECGVDTPEDIARAVEEGLKASQRGESYLTCQYPRPSALRTAWISGYYGTAPGAARQSAGRGEEPRDPQEVAERAA from the coding sequence GTGAGACCGAGCAGCAGCCAAGAAGGTGACGGGAGAGAGTGCGGCGTGGACACACCCGAGGACATTGCACGGGCCGTCGAGGAGGGCCTCAAAGCCAGTCAGAGAGGGGAGTCGTATCTGACGTGCCAGTACCCGCGGCCGTCCGCGCTGCGTACCGCGTGGATCAGCGGCTATTACGGCACTGCCCCAGGTGCTGCGCGCCAGTCGGCTGGCAGGGGCGAGGAACCCAGGGATCCACAGGAGGTGGCAGAGCGAGCCGCATGA
- a CDS encoding tellurite resistance TerB family protein produces MAVWDKLKDQAKALQQNQGGRGATGGQSGGTRSGGGSKAQLIGVLKTQLGSLKTELKSGAYRDASMAVCALVAAADGQVDPAERQQVESMILSNDVLQNFPPEQLRQRFNKHVDQLTMNLQHGKAEAMQEIAKAAKKPTEARAVIQTGMIIAGADGHFSQAEAAVLREACATLGLSPAEFQL; encoded by the coding sequence ATGGCAGTCTGGGACAAGCTCAAGGACCAGGCCAAGGCTCTCCAGCAGAATCAGGGCGGGCGTGGCGCCACCGGTGGGCAGAGCGGGGGGACGAGGTCCGGCGGTGGCAGCAAGGCCCAGCTGATCGGTGTGCTGAAGACGCAGCTCGGCTCGCTGAAGACCGAGTTGAAGAGCGGTGCCTACCGGGACGCGAGCATGGCGGTGTGCGCGCTGGTCGCGGCAGCCGACGGACAGGTGGACCCGGCCGAGCGGCAGCAGGTCGAGTCGATGATCCTCAGCAACGACGTGCTCCAGAACTTCCCGCCGGAGCAGCTGCGGCAGCGTTTCAACAAGCACGTCGACCAGCTCACGATGAACCTCCAGCACGGCAAGGCCGAGGCCATGCAGGAGATCGCCAAGGCCGCCAAGAAACCCACCGAGGCCCGCGCCGTGATCCAGACCGGCATGATCATCGCCGGTGCCGACGGCCACTTCTCCCAGGCAGAGGCGGCGGTCCTGCGCGAGGCCTGCGCGACGCTGGGGCTGTCCCCGGCCGAATTCCAGCTCTGA
- a CDS encoding response regulator transcription factor, translating into MVRTVVVHDEELLRSALVQLLRSDAALEVSSRAPGADLPDRDELPTDVWVVDGDCLWGPGQTHDTSFRAQRGDRLVVLTTARRPGILRRAFDGGALGLVDKNAPARRLITAVHTVAKGERFLDETLTVALLEGAAMPLTTRELSVLSLASQGAPMAEIAARLHLSRGTVRNYMAAAIRKMGARNRVDAIRILQSGGWT; encoded by the coding sequence ATGGTTCGTACTGTCGTGGTGCACGACGAGGAACTGCTGCGATCGGCATTGGTGCAACTGCTGAGATCCGATGCCGCGCTGGAGGTCTCGTCCCGGGCACCCGGCGCCGACCTGCCGGATCGTGACGAATTACCGACCGACGTGTGGGTCGTGGACGGCGACTGTCTGTGGGGTCCCGGGCAGACGCACGACACGTCCTTCCGGGCGCAGCGCGGGGACCGGCTCGTCGTGCTGACGACCGCCAGGCGTCCGGGGATACTCCGCCGGGCGTTCGACGGCGGTGCTCTCGGGCTGGTCGACAAGAACGCTCCGGCACGACGGCTGATCACCGCGGTGCACACGGTCGCAAAGGGTGAACGCTTCCTCGACGAGACGCTCACCGTCGCCCTGCTGGAGGGCGCGGCGATGCCGCTGACCACCCGTGAACTGAGCGTGCTGTCCCTCGCCTCACAAGGGGCGCCCATGGCCGAGATAGCGGCCCGTCTGCACCTCTCCCGGGGCACCGTCCGCAACTACATGGCCGCCGCCATACGGAAGATGGGCGCCCGCAACCGGGTCGACGCGATACGCATCCTCCAGAGCGGCGGCTGGACGTAG
- a CDS encoding PRC-barrel domain-containing protein: MIQTADIREWRAHDVVDADGHKIGTLEAVYVDTSTDEPAMGTVQVGLPTRRHLVFVPLHRAVVGPGYVKVDYKRALVKRCPAIGTDDVLPVEDEAAVFAHYGLPYQPGANGERQLARR, from the coding sequence ATGATCCAAACTGCGGACATCCGTGAATGGCGCGCCCACGACGTCGTCGACGCGGATGGCCACAAGATCGGCACGCTGGAGGCTGTGTACGTGGACACCAGCACCGACGAACCTGCCATGGGCACCGTTCAGGTCGGACTGCCCACCCGCCGCCATTTGGTCTTCGTCCCCTTGCACCGCGCGGTCGTCGGGCCGGGCTACGTCAAGGTCGACTACAAGCGGGCGCTGGTGAAGCGGTGCCCGGCGATCGGGACCGACGACGTGCTGCCCGTCGAGGACGAGGCGGCGGTGTTCGCGCACTACGGCCTGCCCTATCAGCCCGGTGCGAACGGTGAACGGCAACTCGCCCGACGCTGA
- a CDS encoding MafI family immunity protein, producing the protein MTDDREALQASWNQTHDHLDAARTHLTHLPDIDLSATLEFLEHNELGLAFDCLVDLGDDLDLPLSFWQHLDRAAREMRLYSDALHRPHLTAADFCRRHLAAASEQE; encoded by the coding sequence ATGACCGATGATCGTGAGGCTCTGCAGGCCAGCTGGAATCAGACCCATGACCACCTCGACGCCGCCCGAACCCACCTCACACACCTGCCGGACATCGATCTCTCAGCGACGCTGGAGTTCCTGGAGCACAACGAGCTGGGACTCGCCTTCGACTGCCTGGTCGATCTCGGTGACGACCTCGACCTGCCCCTCAGTTTCTGGCAGCACTTGGACCGAGCGGCTCGTGAGATGCGGCTTTACAGCGATGCGCTGCACAGGCCCCACCTCACGGCTGCCGACTTCTGCCGCCGTCACCTCGCCGCTGCCTCCGAGCAGGAATGA
- a CDS encoding ABC transporter transmembrane domain-containing protein, producing MLLCSVASAAVTVAQPYVLGRTLDLLLRDGGTAGALGRWLMLSAALLVGELLLDSLTSLFTGRCNAAWTASVRSRALDGLLRAVPDRARPYAPGTSGPG from the coding sequence GTGCTGCTGTGCTCGGTCGCGTCGGCCGCGGTGACCGTGGCCCAGCCCTACGTCCTCGGCCGCACACTGGATCTGCTCCTGCGCGACGGCGGCACCGCCGGTGCCTTGGGACGCTGGCTGATGCTGAGCGCCGCGCTCCTCGTGGGCGAGCTGCTGCTCGACAGCCTCACCTCCCTGTTCACCGGACGCTGCAACGCCGCCTGGACGGCGTCCGTCCGCTCCCGTGCCCTCGACGGCCTCCTGCGAGCCGTACCGGACCGCGCACGGCCGTACGCGCCGGGGACGTCGGGACCCGGCTGA
- a CDS encoding ATP-binding cassette domain-containing protein, translated as MATPVGALAALAVVDLWVAACVLAGLPALGFVLRAFARDTGASVGAYQKTQAEIASRLLEAMEGAATINAAGTRARERARVLAPLDRLAAQGRHMWVLHGRALARSGVLVPLLTLAATAVGGLRLASGALSVGELLAVIRYAQLTAGIGGAASLLGAVVRGREARNRTLALARVSALVHGTRRLPPAGRGDLELRGVRVVRDGRQVLRADGVRVPGGATAAVVGRSGAGKSVLAAVAGRLVDPDEGQVLLDGVRLDRLTRDALRTEVGYAFERPAPAGGTVAEMVATGPRRVSPEQVREACRAAGADGFVRRLPHGYDTPLAAAPLSGGEHQRLGLARAFAHAGRLLILDDATSGLDTATEHEVDRALRRSVRPGTRLVVAHRPSVAARADLVIWLEEGEVRAVAPHGDLWELAGYRAVFAAGPAGAGQAPPDGATNRPAPEGARR; from the coding sequence ATGGCCACGCCCGTGGGCGCGCTGGCGGCGCTGGCCGTAGTCGACCTGTGGGTGGCCGCCTGCGTGCTGGCCGGGCTGCCCGCCCTGGGGTTTGTCCTGCGGGCCTTCGCCCGGGACACCGGCGCCTCGGTCGGCGCCTACCAGAAGACGCAGGCGGAGATCGCCTCCCGGCTGCTGGAGGCCATGGAGGGCGCGGCGACGATCAACGCGGCGGGCACCCGCGCCCGTGAACGGGCCCGTGTGCTGGCGCCGTTGGACCGACTCGCCGCCCAGGGCAGGCACATGTGGGTGCTCCACGGACGCGCCCTGGCCCGCAGCGGGGTCCTGGTCCCTCTGCTCACCCTGGCCGCCACGGCCGTCGGCGGCCTGCGGCTCGCCTCGGGCGCCCTGAGCGTGGGCGAGCTCCTCGCCGTGATCCGCTACGCGCAGCTGACGGCCGGCATCGGTGGCGCGGCGTCCCTGTTGGGCGCGGTGGTGCGCGGCCGCGAGGCACGGAACCGGACCCTGGCGCTGGCCCGTGTCTCCGCGCTGGTCCACGGGACACGCCGGCTGCCGCCGGCCGGGCGGGGCGATCTCGAACTGCGCGGGGTACGCGTGGTGCGTGACGGCAGGCAGGTGCTGCGCGCCGACGGCGTGCGGGTGCCGGGCGGCGCCACGGCGGCGGTGGTCGGCCGCAGCGGAGCGGGCAAGTCCGTCCTGGCCGCCGTGGCGGGGCGGCTGGTCGACCCCGACGAGGGACAGGTGCTGCTGGACGGCGTCCGTCTCGACCGGCTGACCCGGGACGCCCTGCGCACCGAGGTCGGCTACGCCTTCGAGCGCCCCGCCCCGGCCGGGGGCACGGTCGCCGAGATGGTCGCCACCGGACCTCGGCGGGTGTCGCCCGAGCAGGTGCGGGAAGCCTGCCGTGCCGCGGGAGCCGACGGGTTCGTGCGCCGGCTGCCGCACGGGTACGACACCCCGCTGGCCGCGGCGCCGCTCTCGGGCGGCGAGCACCAACGCCTCGGTCTGGCACGGGCGTTCGCGCACGCCGGACGGCTGCTGATCCTGGACGACGCGACGTCCGGCCTGGACACCGCCACCGAGCACGAGGTGGACCGGGCGCTGCGCCGGTCGGTGCGTCCCGGGACCAGGCTGGTCGTCGCGCACCGCCCGTCGGTGGCGGCCCGGGCGGACCTGGTGATCTGGCTGGAGGAGGGGGAAGTGCGGGCCGTCGCGCCGCATGGCGATCTGTGGGAACTGGCCGGCTACCGGGCGGTCTTCGCCGCCGGCCCGGCCGGGGCCGGGCAAGCGCCGCCCGACGGAGCCACCAACCGGCCCGCACCCGAGGGAGCACGGCGGTGA